The segment TATTTTTCCTTCTTTTCCTATTTTTCTTTCACTGCAAAATTGAGCTCCTATTTACCGATGTTGGTGACTCATTCAGTTTTAGCACCCTCTACACGAAAGTCAGTGTCACAGGTGTTCTTATGGATTCTGGAGCTATACCGATTTTATTAGTTACCTGGTGAGAGCCATGTTCAAGTGATGAAATCGTTCTACGATTTTGTCAAAAGCCAGTAAGGAATTTCttagactcttttttttttgtgaactttcTTATGCCTGTGTCAACAtttgatttttgattatttattctGATTATTTATTTCTGATGATAGGGTGAGGATTGGGGTTCAGGGGTACAACATGTCGTCGCTTCAGCCCCTTGACCTCGTTAGATCATTGTCTAAGCTGTCTGGGTCATGtggataaattttaaaagtgcAAGTTCCGAGAGTTCGCAATGCAATTAGCGGCGGCTTTACCGTTTTTGTTCTCCGCGGAGAAGCTGCAGAAGAAAAAGCATTGGCACTTGATGGAACCGATATGGAGGATGGATCTTATCTGCTACAGTTTTACCGCCAGAACTCAGCAAGCTTAGTTCTGGTTTGAGTACTGCTGAGTTGGCTGCTAGGCATGTTGCCCATTTCCaaagaaaaaagtaaaattttatattcatGCTTTTTTTCTCTTTACATTGGGTTTGTTTGTAATTTGCTGACAAATTAACTATTGAATTACAGGAGCCGAGGCATTTCTGTTACTGGATATGACCCTTCGCTCCATGTAGATGTTGTTAAGAGTGATTTGACTAACCGCTTTTCTTCATGTGGAAAGATCACTGATGTTTTTGTTCTTAAGAGGTTTGTTATTTCTTCTTTACAAACCATTTGTGAATTGTTTTTTTCCCTCCatctaacctttttttttcttttgcagccGGGCTTTGATCTATCTCTTCGGAATAGGCGCAGTAGATATGGCGTTGAGACTATGTCGGAGAGGTGACTCGGTACTCCGTGCTAAAGCCTTGCCAAATCCTAAAAGGAAAATTAACCATTACAGGGCGTAGACGCGTAGTACAAATCTCTCTGTTTTTgaatattgtattttataatattgaaTTTTGAATGGTAACTAATCATAGGAACATTaggaatatataaaaaaaataatgagtaggaataaaattttgaaaataatatcaaaattaacgAGGAACAAAATTATTCTATAATTTTctacaaaattaacaaaatggCGTTTGTTTAAACCCATGTAAACCAAGAGGCAAGAGTCATGTTTTCTAGTATAAACCGGAAAGAGAGTAAAGTGAAAACTACCCGAATAAAAAACACTGAAAATTGAAATGCAAACCAAGAGTCAAGAGTCGTGGTTTGTAGTAAACCGGAAAGAGAGTAAAGTGAAAAACCTCACACAAGAGGAAAGAATCATTTCTTGGTCTCGCGGCGCTTCTAACATTTCTTCTGTGTCTCTCAAGAAGATGGGATTCCTCTCTCAACAGATCTCAAGAGATGAACTCAAACCAGGAGATCACATCTATTCATGGCGTATGGCTTACATATACTCTCATCACGGTTCAGTCTCTTTCCCTTCCATCTATCTCTATGTAGCTACATTGCATTTAACACTCCTTCAGTTTCTGTTCAGACAATTCTCGCTGGATCTTAGCTTTTTATGTTCCTGTCTTAGAATAAATGACGATCCTTTCTATGTTTGCAACTTGTAGGAATCTATGTAGGCAATGGTGACGTCATACATTTCACTTGCGGAGGTGGTCTTGAGACAAGGACAGGGACTTTCGTAGACAACATCATCGTTAGTTCGGTTCCAAACCATGGAGGTGACAACCCTTGTCCTAACTGCGGAGACCAATCGAATCTCGACGGTGTGATCTGTTCTTGCCTCGACTGTTTCCTCGCCGGAGGAAACCTCTATCTCTTCGAGTACGGTGTCTCTGGACCCATCTTTATGGCTAAACCGCGAGGCGGTATCTGCACAACAGCGGTTTCAGACTCCTCTGATGAAACCGTTAACCGTGCGAGACACCTCTTGTCTAATAAAAATGGGTTTGGTGCGTATGATCTGTTGAGGAACAACTGTGAAGACTTTGCGATCTATTGCAAAACTGGTTTGATTGTTTTGTCTAAGCTGGGGAGTAGTGGACAGGCTAACTCGTGGTCTGCGGTGCGTGGTGTTTTGTCGCTTTGGGGGACGGTGAAGAGTGTTTCTGTGGGCTCTGCTGCGAGGTTGGTTGTTTCTGGGGTTGCTGGTGTTGGTGTTGTGACTTTGGCGGCGGGGTATGGTAACTACTGCTATGGTCGTTTATGTGCTGATATTGGTGTGAGAAGTGATGCTAGCAAAGTTCCTGTGGAAGACCTTGTTACGCTTATAGCGATTATCGAAAGAAGAGACGACAAGAAGTCTAGCTAGTTTAGCACTTGTTGTGGTGTGATTATGATTGTGATTGTGATTGTGATTGTGagtgtttgatggtaactaacTGTTTGCTTCTGTTTTCATTGTATGCGTGCAACCATGTGTGTTTGACACTACTTATCATGTGAAAATAACATTATTGTTGTTTCCAAAGTATTGGTTTACTTTGGAAGAATGttgaaacaaaacaataaacaaacaCAAGTGGATGACGAATAGTGTTTGATCACCTACCTACCATTAGTTTGGCTCCTTGGTTGATTTGGAATTTAGTGTTAGTGTTACACTAGTCATCATCAGtaaaacaataactaaacaAAGCTGTCCACACGAGAAGGTTTTCTGATCATAACCCATTACAATCACACAAGAATACAACATGCTTTTGTCTCTATATCTTCTTCACCACCTTGTTTATCTGGCTGAATATACACGCACTGGTGTCTTTTTCTGAGTTATCAATAACTAATAACTCACCAAGTTGTTATTGTGGATCATAGAATCGGCTACTTCTACTTTTGCTGAATCGTGGAACTCTCTCTTTGTTATTATACAATAAAAAcactataaataattattattttttttaaacttattttagattatatttgtaaaacattttattttcagtttttatttaaaaaaagaaattttaatttcaagATGTTATAGAGTAATCAAACTTTTTAGatttgaaatcttttttttaattagattatttgataaattttacgtattgaaattatatatcctagaatattaatgtattttagatgtaaaaataatattaaaatactaaattGCAAAGAGAAATTATAGATAAATTTATATTCatgtaactttataaaaaaattatatagcattattaatttataatttatctaactcaaaatcataaatgtttattaatttctaGAGTTTCTCCTAAATATTTATGCAAATCACCTTTACCGGGGATAAATTGATTCTTAAATTCAATTTGACCTTTTGACTTTTTCCTTATCCAGCTAAGCCAATACAAAACCAGTTGACTTTAAAGGTTTGGTTTTTTTAAACCAACAATCTTGGAAAAAACTCTAGAGAACCCCCATTGATCTAGCCAGAGATGGAATCCATTCTTCTAGAGAAGATAGGATTATTCTCCAACAAGATCTCTAAAGACGATCTGAAACCAGGAGACCACATCTATTCATGGCGTAACGCTTATATCTATTCTCATCACGGTAACccatctccttctctctcttctggGTTTATCAAAGATCCAAACTTTATGTTTGCAATCTCACAGGAATCT is part of the Brassica rapa cultivar Chiifu-401-42 unplaced genomic scaffold, CAAS_Brap_v3.01 Scaffold1075, whole genome shotgun sequence genome and harbors:
- the LOC117131606 gene encoding uncharacterized protein LOC117131606: MQTKSQESWFVVNRKESKVKNLTQEERIISWSRGASNISSVSLKKMGFLSQQISRDELKPGDHIYSWRMAYIYSHHGIYVGNGDVIHFTCGGGLETRTGTFVDNIIVSSVPNHGGDNPCPNCGDQSNLDGVICSCLDCFLAGGNLYLFEYGVSGPIFMAKPRGGICTTAVSDSSDETVNRARHLLSNKNGFGAYDLLRNNCEDFAIYCKTGLIVLSKLGSSGQANSWSAVRGVLSLWGTVKSVSVGSAARLVVSGVAGVGVVTLAAGYGNYCYGRLCADIGVRSDASKVPVEDLVTLIAIIERRDDKKSS